Within Thermococcus indicus, the genomic segment GAACCTATACTCCCCGCACCGAGTACGTAAACCTTCATCCCACCACCGCAAGCGTTTAAAGCCCCATCCTTAAAGCCTTACCGATGATTTCGATAGTTCTCGTTGAGCCGGAGGGACCGGCGAACATAGGGATGGTAGCTAGAACCATGAAGAACTTCGGGTTCTCAAGGTTAGTCCTCGTCAATCCGAACATCACCGAGGAGAGCTACAGCTACGCGGTTCACGCCGCGGATGTCCTTGAAGACGCGCTGGTGTTGGGGAGCTTTGATGAGGCGCTTGAACTCTTCGACCTCGCCGTAGGTACTACTGGAAAGCCCGGAAAAAGCTACATCCCGGAGAGGGCACCCCTGATGCCCTGGGAGCTGGCCCAAACCCTGAGGGGCTACTCGGGGAGGATCGGCCTGTTCTTCGGCAGGGAGAGCATCGGCCTGAAAAACGAGGAGCTGGAGAGACTTGACTTCACCGTAACGATTCCAACCAGCGAGGCGTATCCAGTCATGAACCTCTCACAGGCGGTGGCGGTTATCCTCTACGAGCTATCGAAGGGGAGGCCTGGCCCAAGGGCCCACTCCCTTGAGCTAGCCACTAGAAGGGAGAAAGAAGAGCTGGTGAAGGCCTGGGGAAACCTGTTAGGGGTTCTCAACTATCCCAAGGACGCCGAGAGGAGGGAGGTCTTCGTGAGAGTGTTCAGACGCTTCGTCGGGAGGGCAGTCCTCTACGGAAGGGAGGTTCACACTCTCATCGGGCCGATCAGGAAGGCGGCCCTTAAACTGGAGGAATGCTGGGATGCTGAGCGTCGAGAGGTTTGACATAGCCGGTAGGACGGTGTGGATAGGAGTAATCCACGCCGAAAAAATCCAGGGGATAACCTTTTCCCTGGAAAGGGAGCAGTTCGAGAGGAACCTCGACCGCCTCACGGGCTTTCTAAGGAAACGGGGCGTGGACGTCGGTACCGAACGCGGAAGGTCGGACTACCCCTCCCTCGTCAGGGACGTCATCGTGGGCAATGTGAGCAACGCCGAAATCCTACCGGAGCTCTCCTTTGAGGGCGTGACACCCTTCGAGAGGCGCGTTTACGAGTGGCTCACGAAAAACGTTAAAAGAGGGAGTGTTATAACGTATGGTGGCCTTGCCGGGGCCATTGGCACGTCACCGCGGGCCATAGGAGGGGCGATGAGGAGGAACCCATACCCCATCGTTGTTCCCTGTCATCGCGTCGTTGCCCACGATGGCATCGGCTACTACACTCCACGACTGGACGAAAAGGTCTTCCTGCTCGAAATCGAGGGGGTGGAAGGATGGACAAGCTCAAAGCGTACCTGATCGGTTTCCTGATAGCAATCCTGGCAATAGCCGCTGGAATAGTCTGGTACGGCGGCTGGAAGCTGCTGCTCCAGGTGATACTCACCCTCGGCTTCCTCGGCGTCACCCTGATGCTGCTCTTCTTCACCGGACTGACGCTCTACGCGGAGAGCTGGAAGTACGGGGCGATACTCGCGATATTCACCGCTATAAGCGGCTACGGCCTGTATCTGAGCGCCACCTGGCGGAACCTCAACGTCGTCGCCGGAATAATCGTCTTCTTCGTAGCGATCGTCGCCTTTGGAATCTGGTACATCAGCGAGCCCGACCTCGGCCTCGCGGACCGCTTCCGTTCGGCCGAGAAGCTGGAGAGGGCGGGCAAGTACAAGGCCGCGGCGAGGAAGTACGAGAAGGCCGGAAACTACCTGAAGGCAGCGGAGATGTACGAGAAGCTCGGCTGGATGGAGAGCGCCGCCTGGGCCTACGAGAAGGCCGAGAAGTACGAGAAGGCCGCCGAGATCTACGAGGCCCTCTACGACAAGGAAAAGGACACCTACTACCTCAAGGAGGCCCACGAGTACTGGAAGAAGGCCGGGAACATGGAGAGGGCAGCGAAGGCCCTCGAGCGCTACGCCGAGGAGGAGCCCTGGTTCTGGGAAGACGTGGCAAAGCTCTACGAGGAGCTGGGCAACGAGGAGAAGGCCAGGGAGGCATGGGAAAAGGCCCTTGAGTACTACCAGAAGGAGGCCCAGGAGGAGGGCGTCTTTTACGAGGACGTCGGTAACATCGCCAGGAGGCTCGGGAAGGAGGAGCTCGCCAGGGAAGCCTACGAGAAGTTCCTCGAGTACTGCCTGAAGGAGGCGGAGCAGGACCCCATGTGGTGGAAGCACGTGGCCGAGGCCTACGACTATCTCGGCGAGAAGGAGAAGGCGGAAGAGGCAAGAAAGAAGTACGAGGAGTACAGGGCAAAGATAATGAGGGCCAACGAGGAGACCTCGAACTTCCCTGAGGAGAAGGAGAGCCAGAGCTAAAAGACCCTTTCTATTTCCTCAATTCTGTCGAAGTCCCTGTCGTTTGAGAGGATAACCCTTATCCCGTGGTTTTTCATCGTGGCGTAGTGAACCGCATCGTCAAAGTCAAGCTTCTCAACCCGTTCAGCTTCCACGAGAATTTCAGGTGTCAGCGGAACGACTCGAATCCCCAGTTCAGGAAGTATTTCCATGAGGTTGAACCTTCTTTTCTTGTTCAGCCTTCTGAGGAGCACGTAAAGCTGCCAGATGGTCAGCGATGAGGTTATCATTGACCCGTAGTGTCTTTCCAGCAGTTCCGTGGCTCTGTCGGCGAACTCCGGGTTGTCGGTGAGATGGTAGTAGATCACGCTAACGTCAACGTAAACCCTCACAGCTCTCCCCTCAGGAGCTTTTGGGTTTCCTTCTTCACGATTTCGTCGATTTCTTCACCGGTGAGGTTCTCCCCCCGGAAAATTCCCCTGTATTTCATCAGCTTCTCCCTGACGGGGATCAGGATTATCCTGCCGTCCTTCTCCTCGACGTAGAACTCCCTGGAGCGGAGGTTTTTCCTGATGCTGGCGGGGAGGTAAACCCTTCCGTTGTCATCGAGCCTCACAACTTCCACTGCCATGGTAAAGATTGGGTTTTTGGAAAATAAATAGTTTTTGGCAAACGCAATTCTTAATACAGCTCGCCCGCTTTCTTCAGCTCCTCAAGCTCCTCCTCAATTTCCTTCTCCTTTTTCTCCGCGTACTTTCCCATCCAGTCGAAGAAAAACCAGACCGCCAGAAGGAGCAGGGCTATGGCAAAGAAGCCAAATACTACCTGGAAGTCCGTGGGAACAGTGCGAGGGATGTACGGCATGCTCCCACCAGAAGAGACTTCGCGGGACACCTGAAAAACTTTGCCAACCTTTTTAAAATCCGAGGGGAACTCTCCCCAGGTGGTAGCGATGATGGGGATGAACCCGCGGCAAATGAAGAAGCTCATGCGCCAGATGGGCATCAAGATGGAGGAGCTCGAGGGGGTTGAGGAAGTCATAATCAGGATGGAGAACAAGGAGATAGTCCTCAAGGAGCCGGTCATCACGATAATAACCGCGCAGGGCGAGAAGAGCTATCAGATCGTCCCGGGGAGTGAGGAGGTCAGGGCCATAGTAAGGGTCTCGGAGGAGGACGTCCAGCTCGTCATGGAGCAGACCGGCGTCGATTACGAGACGGCAAAAAAGGCCCTCGAGGAGGCAAACGGCGACCTCGCGGAGGCGATACTGAAGCTGACGGAGGAATGAGCCAGAACAAAGAGGAAAACAAAACGTCGGGGTTCACTCCCCTCCCTTCTCATTCTGGAAGGTCTCTATGGCCTTCATGAGAGGTATGAGGTGCATCAATGCCGGACCTCCGGCCATGAGAACCGCAACGAGGCCCGCCTCGATAAGCTCCTCGGGCTTTGCACCGGCGGCGAGGGCCTTCTGGGTGTGGAGATAGATGCACCACTCGCAGCCCGCGGATATGCCGAGGGCCAAAGCGATTAGCTCCTTCTCGCGCGTCGTAAGGGCCTTGTTGTCGAGGGTCTCCCTGAGGAATCTCGAGAAGGCGGAAATCTCCTTGGGGTGCTGCTTGCCCAGCCTGTCGAGGAGCTCCTCTATCTCCTCAAGTTTGACGTTAACATCGTCGTAATCCATAGGGATCACCGTATAGAGCTAAAAAAGAACCGCCTTAAAGCATTTCCAAAACGAAAGGTTCAGAACTAGGTGTGAACCACAACGCCGCGCTGACGGAGATGCAGGATGTCATCGATGACGTCTATGAGGGAAGCGATTATCTCGTCGTACTTCCCGCCATCCAGACCGTACACTGTTTTAAGTCGATCTTTAAGCTCGAAAAGCAACTCCTCATCCAAGTCCATGAGCCGCTGGGCCTCCCTGGCGAGGAACCTGAGCACCACTCCCCTTGCATCGTCCCGCTCGAGGAGCTGGAAAATAACCCCCAGTGTCGACCTAATGAACGCCTCATCCTGAACCTTGTCGGTGATTCTGGAGAGGAGTTCCAGCGCACCCTCTATATCCCGCGGATGGGTCGATTTAAGGAGCACGTTAAGGAGGGACGCGAAAAACTTCTGGGTTCCCGGGTAAAGCGTGTAGATATCCGCCAGAACCTCCGCCGCGGTTTCCCTGGCCCACGGGTTTTTGCTCTTCAGAAACTCCCCCAGGACAGGCAGTATACTGTAGGCATCGGAGGGGGTCAGGTACTGGGTGAGTCTGGAGACTATCCACAGGGCGTCCATTCTTCTTGTGTAGTCCTCGTCCTCCAGCATCCCGAGAACCCTGCCCATAACCTCAGGATCCATCTTGGCGAGCTCAGCCACGATCTCCGGTTTTCCGGCGTCGAGGAGCCGGTCGATGTCCTTCGCGCTGTACTGGCTGACGGTCATGCTCTTCATGATGTCCCCCGTGTCCTTCATAACCTCACCAACGCCCGCGGACTTCTCAAGCTTTTCGAGAACCTGGGCCGCGCGGATACCGAGTTTAACATCTCCCCTGAGCCGTTTGATACCATTTATTGCCTTCAGCTTATTTCTCATGCTGAGCCTATCGGAGCGGGACAGCAGTCTATCTATGGACATAACCGCCCTCTCGACAACGTATGGGTCAGGATGAGAAAGAAGATCCGCCATCTTGTCGAATACCTCGTTTAGAACCTTGGTGTCCTCGGTCTTGCTGGCCATCTCGGTCAGGGCAGTTATCGCGGCACCCTGGACTTCACGCTTTTTGCTTGAGCCTATGAGGGAGAACAGCCAGCCTATCAAACGATAGGCCAGCTTCACAAACTTTGCACCCACCTTACCCAGTCCCTCTGAGGCGTATTCGCTGAGTATCGGGATGCCCGATTTAAGGACATCCATAAGCGCATCCGTTATTCTACCGTACTCCTCCTCGGTAAGCTGACCCCGCTCAAGAAGGGCGTTCAGGACCTCCAGCGCCTTGAGGGCAACCCTCTCATCATCATCCTTGGTCCGGGAGATTATATAATCCAACGCAGCGGAAAGTCGGCTCTGGGAGAGCCCATCCTCCCGCACCATGTCAAGAAGAACCTGAAGGGCGTTGGCCCTCACATGGGGGTTATCGTCCGACAGCAGCTCCAGAAGAACCTGAAAAGCGCTGTCGTACTCGGACGCAAGTTCACGAACCTCCCGCAGGTGCCAGGCCAGGAGGTCTTTACGCATGCCCGCCTTGTTAACCACAAGCTCCCCTCCCCCCAAAACCATCAGCTTCACCATGGAATAATAGGTTACACTCCGATTTAAGGGTTCCCTCAACGTCAGCTACTCAAATCGAACCTGTTGTGAGGAAAAAGTGTCGCAATCAAACATCAAACAAAGATTGAAGGCACAAAAACTATTAACCCCCAACGAAAAGTGGGGACAGAATGAAGGCCATAGGTGTGATAAGAAAATCCCGGCGGGACAGGGTAAACAGGGAGGAGTTCGAGGAGCTGCTGAGGAGTGCCGGCTATGAGGTAGTGGCGATACTCGAGCAGAACAGGGAGGAGCACCCGAAGTACAACATCGGAAAGGGGAAGCTGGAGGAGCTCAGGGAGCTGGTTCGAGAGCTGGAACCGGACAAGGTTGTGTTCGCCAACAAACTCAGCCCGAGCCAGGCCTACAACCTCTGGAAGGAGCTCCGCGTTGAGGTCATCGACCGCTGGCAGCTCGTTCTCGAAATCTTCGAGAAACGCGCCCACTCGAAGGAGGCCAAGCTCCAGGTGGAGCTGGCGAGCCTCCAGTACGAGGTTCCGCTCGTGAGGGAGGCCATCAGAAGGATAAAGCTTGGCGACAGGGCGGGTTTCAAGGGAATGGGTGAGTACCAGACGCAACAATACCTCAAGCACATCCGGTACCGCATGGGGAAGATAAGAAGGGAGCTGGAGAAGGTCAAAGCCGATAGAGAGGTGAAGCGGAAGCGCCGCGAGGAGGTCGGCTTTATACTCATCGCCCTCGCCGGCTACACCAACGCCGGGAAATCGACCCTACTCAACGCCCTCGCGGGGGAGGAGATAGAGGCGAGGAACCAGATGTTCACCACCCTGGACACGACGACGAGGCGCTTCAAGCTCTCAGGAAAGAGGGTTCTCGTTACTGATACCGTTGGCTTCATCGACGGCCTGCCGCCGTTCATAGTCGAGGCCTTCCACTCGACGCTCGAGGAGATAGTGAAGGCTGACATAATCCTGCTCGTCCTGGATGCGAGCGAGCCCTGGGGGGAGATAAGGAGGAAATTCATGGCGTCCCTGGGCGTTCTGAGGGAACTGAAAACCCTGGACAGACCGATGGTGGTTGCACTCAACAAGATGGACCTGACCGGCAGGGAAGACGTCCGCGACAAGGCCGAGAGGGTGCGAGAGATAGCGGAGGAGAGAGGTATAAACCTCCTCCGCGTGGTGTCGATCTCAGCGAAGCTGGGGGAGCTTGAGGAGCTTTACGGTGCGCTCGAGGATGCCGTGCTGACCCTGCCAAAGTACGGGGCCTTTGAGATAAGGGTGG encodes:
- a CDS encoding RNA methyltransferase, which encodes MISIVLVEPEGPANIGMVARTMKNFGFSRLVLVNPNITEESYSYAVHAADVLEDALVLGSFDEALELFDLAVGTTGKPGKSYIPERAPLMPWELAQTLRGYSGRIGLFFGRESIGLKNEELERLDFTVTIPTSEAYPVMNLSQAVAVILYELSKGRPGPRAHSLELATRREKEELVKAWGNLLGVLNYPKDAERREVFVRVFRRFVGRAVLYGREVHTLIGPIRKAALKLEECWDAERREV
- the otg gene encoding methylated-DNA--protein-cysteine methyltransferase, with the protein product MLSVERFDIAGRTVWIGVIHAEKIQGITFSLEREQFERNLDRLTGFLRKRGVDVGTERGRSDYPSLVRDVIVGNVSNAEILPELSFEGVTPFERRVYEWLTKNVKRGSVITYGGLAGAIGTSPRAIGGAMRRNPYPIVVPCHRVVAHDGIGYYTPRLDEKVFLLEIEGVEGWTSSKRT
- a CDS encoding tetratricopeptide repeat protein, which codes for MDKLKAYLIGFLIAILAIAAGIVWYGGWKLLLQVILTLGFLGVTLMLLFFTGLTLYAESWKYGAILAIFTAISGYGLYLSATWRNLNVVAGIIVFFVAIVAFGIWYISEPDLGLADRFRSAEKLERAGKYKAAARKYEKAGNYLKAAEMYEKLGWMESAAWAYEKAEKYEKAAEIYEALYDKEKDTYYLKEAHEYWKKAGNMERAAKALERYAEEEPWFWEDVAKLYEELGNEEKAREAWEKALEYYQKEAQEEGVFYEDVGNIARRLGKEELAREAYEKFLEYCLKEAEQDPMWWKHVAEAYDYLGEKEKAEEARKKYEEYRAKIMRANEETSNFPEEKESQS
- a CDS encoding type II toxin-antitoxin system VapC family toxin is translated as MRVYVDVSVIYYHLTDNPEFADRATELLERHYGSMITSSLTIWQLYVLLRRLNKKRRFNLMEILPELGIRVVPLTPEILVEAERVEKLDFDDAVHYATMKNHGIRVILSNDRDFDRIEEIERVF
- a CDS encoding AbrB/MazE/SpoVT family DNA-binding domain-containing protein, which gives rise to MAVEVVRLDDNGRVYLPASIRKNLRSREFYVEEKDGRIILIPVREKLMKYRGIFRGENLTGEEIDEIVKKETQKLLRGEL
- a CDS encoding nascent polypeptide-associated complex protein, whose translation is MMGMNPRQMKKLMRQMGIKMEELEGVEEVIIRMENKEIVLKEPVITIITAQGEKSYQIVPGSEEVRAIVRVSEEDVQLVMEQTGVDYETAKKALEEANGDLAEAILKLTEE
- a CDS encoding carboxymuconolactone decarboxylase family protein is translated as MDYDDVNVKLEEIEELLDRLGKQHPKEISAFSRFLRETLDNKALTTREKELIALALGISAGCEWCIYLHTQKALAAGAKPEELIEAGLVAVLMAGGPALMHLIPLMKAIETFQNEKGGE
- the hflX gene encoding GTPase HflX; the encoded protein is MKAIGVIRKSRRDRVNREEFEELLRSAGYEVVAILEQNREEHPKYNIGKGKLEELRELVRELEPDKVVFANKLSPSQAYNLWKELRVEVIDRWQLVLEIFEKRAHSKEAKLQVELASLQYEVPLVREAIRRIKLGDRAGFKGMGEYQTQQYLKHIRYRMGKIRRELEKVKADREVKRKRREEVGFILIALAGYTNAGKSTLLNALAGEEIEARNQMFTTLDTTTRRFKLSGKRVLVTDTVGFIDGLPPFIVEAFHSTLEEIVKADIILLVLDASEPWGEIRRKFMASLGVLRELKTLDRPMVVALNKMDLTGREDVRDKAERVREIAEERGINLLRVVSISAKLGELEELYGALEDAVLTLPKYGAFEIRVGEPEKVPQVMALINAIGEVLNVEYGEETRIEAYIQTGMIKELTRLGVGIRRLNQSHKGEGLEDGQ